From Roseofilum capinflatum BLCC-M114, a single genomic window includes:
- a CDS encoding RNA polymerase sigma factor — translation MKMLENSPVNCGDRPHPDKLCKKKHIWFWREWKKHRDGLYYCCLKWMGGNVMDAEDALSESMLKAWKKMGDNPENIYNFKSYLYKTTHHVCIDMQRKKNRSKNKIVSFDRLDEARILSPMQEHRNMSLEEAEARKMIEKAIQSLPDRIRETFILHYYGALSYKEIAEKQELSYTNVRKRVSEGRLMLTEKLRMYFLD, via the coding sequence ATGAAAATGTTAGAGAATTCACCTGTTAATTGCGGCGATCGCCCTCACCCTGACAAGCTTTGTAAAAAAAAACACATTTGGTTTTGGCGAGAATGGAAAAAACATCGAGATGGTCTCTATTATTGTTGCCTAAAATGGATGGGCGGTAATGTGATGGATGCGGAGGATGCCCTCTCTGAATCTATGTTGAAAGCATGGAAAAAAATGGGTGATAATCCGGAAAATATCTATAATTTTAAGTCTTATTTGTATAAAACAACTCATCATGTCTGTATTGATATGCAGCGTAAAAAAAATCGGAGCAAGAATAAGATAGTATCCTTCGATCGATTGGATGAAGCCCGAATTTTATCGCCGATGCAAGAGCATAGAAATATGAGTCTGGAAGAAGCTGAAGCGCGGAAGATGATCGAAAAGGCGATCCAAAGTTTACCCGATCGCATTCGGGAGACGTTTATTTTACATTACTATGGGGCGCTGTCCTATAAAGAGATTGCTGAAAAGCAGGAGCTTTCCTATACGAATGTCCGCAAGCGGGTTTCTGAGGGACGCTTGATGTTGACTGAAAAGTTGAGGATGTATTTTCTGGATTGA
- a CDS encoding helix-turn-helix domain-containing protein yields the protein MKVKSQLSQLKKNYGNVSNEEIAEVTGIDLEQIRELEKGSAEAIAFDTLAKLCNFFQCTPNDVLLLEWEGIEVDPTPPSAEELRQAKELIDKAFAIASAMPPRPAEEIWADFEATVDRIGLELEQSKSSRNGMKIDA from the coding sequence ATGAAAGTCAAAAGTCAGTTATCTCAACTCAAGAAAAATTACGGCAATGTTAGTAATGAAGAGATTGCCGAAGTCACGGGAATTGACCTAGAGCAAATCAGGGAATTAGAGAAGGGTTCGGCAGAGGCGATCGCCTTTGATACTCTGGCGAAATTGTGTAATTTTTTTCAATGTACGCCCAATGATGTGTTGCTCTTAGAGTGGGAAGGCATCGAAGTCGATCCGACTCCCCCAAGTGCAGAAGAACTCCGTCAAGCGAAAGAATTGATCGACAAGGCATTTGCGATCGCCTCAGCAATGCCACCGCGTCCGGCTGAAGAAATTTGGGCAGATTTTGAGGCAACTGTCGATCGCATTGGATTAGAACTTGAACAATCAAAATCTTCTCGAAATGGAATGAAGATTGATGCTTAA
- a CDS encoding NAD(P)H-quinone oxidoreductase subunit 4: protein MFGNSFPWLSAIILFPLVAALAIPLIGDRQTKLVRWYALGVGLVDLAMTLWAFGSHYNFQQSTIQLTESYPWIPQLGLNWSLAVDGLSMPLIALSALVTTVSIAASWNVNHRPKLFFSLLLIMYSAQIAVFAAHDLLLFFLTWELELVPVYLLISIWGGQKRLYAATKFILYTALASIFILVAALAMAFYGDTVTFDMTELANKHYPRAFELLAYAAFIIGFGVKLPIFPLHTWLPDAHSQASAPVSMILAGVLLKMGGYGLIRLNLEALPHAHAYFAPVLVILGIVNIVYGAFNAFAQGDLKRRLACSSISHMGFVLIGIASFNELGLNGAMLQMLSHGLIAAALFFLAGVAYERTHTLALAKMSGLAQSMPKVFALFTAASMASLALPGMSGFVGELSVFLGVTTSDVYSSGFKVVVIGLAAVGLILTPIYLLSMMRDIFYGEETGVAVDGWMDAKPREVAIAFCLLLPIIGIGLYPKIATQTYDIKTTAIAENTREVLTVVAQERSRLYSGNFYIPNVPAAKAPALLGVVENISGSA, encoded by the coding sequence ATGTTCGGCAATTCATTTCCTTGGTTAAGTGCAATCATTCTATTCCCCCTTGTGGCGGCTCTAGCAATCCCTCTGATTGGCGATCGCCAGACCAAGCTTGTTCGTTGGTATGCCCTAGGCGTAGGTCTCGTAGACCTAGCAATGACCCTCTGGGCTTTCGGCTCTCACTATAACTTTCAACAATCGACCATTCAACTAACTGAATCCTATCCCTGGATTCCCCAGCTCGGCCTTAACTGGTCTTTAGCCGTAGATGGCTTGTCCATGCCCCTGATCGCCCTGAGTGCCCTAGTCACCACCGTGTCGATCGCCGCATCCTGGAACGTCAACCACCGCCCCAAACTGTTCTTCAGCCTGCTGCTGATCATGTACAGTGCCCAGATCGCGGTGTTTGCAGCCCACGACCTGCTCCTCTTCTTCCTCACCTGGGAGTTGGAACTCGTTCCCGTTTATCTGCTCATCTCCATCTGGGGGGGACAAAAACGCCTCTACGCTGCGACTAAATTCATCCTCTACACCGCATTAGCCTCCATCTTCATCCTGGTTGCTGCCCTCGCCATGGCTTTCTACGGCGACACCGTAACCTTCGACATGACCGAACTGGCTAACAAACACTATCCCAGAGCCTTCGAGCTACTCGCTTACGCCGCCTTCATCATCGGTTTTGGTGTTAAGCTGCCCATCTTCCCCCTACACACTTGGCTTCCCGATGCCCACTCCCAAGCTTCTGCTCCCGTCTCCATGATTTTGGCTGGAGTCCTGCTGAAAATGGGGGGTTACGGTCTCATCCGTCTGAACTTGGAAGCTCTTCCCCATGCCCACGCTTACTTTGCTCCCGTTCTCGTTATCCTTGGCATTGTTAACATCGTCTACGGTGCATTCAACGCTTTCGCTCAAGGCGACCTCAAACGCCGCCTCGCTTGTTCCTCCATCTCCCACATGGGCTTTGTTCTCATCGGTATCGCCTCCTTCAACGAACTGGGCTTAAACGGCGCAATGCTGCAAATGCTCTCCCACGGACTGATCGCAGCCGCTCTGTTCTTCCTGGCTGGAGTTGCCTACGAACGTACCCATACCCTGGCGTTAGCGAAAATGAGCGGACTGGCTCAAAGTATGCCCAAAGTCTTTGCCCTCTTCACTGCTGCATCCATGGCTTCCTTGGCTCTACCTGGTATGAGTGGATTTGTGGGAGAACTGAGCGTCTTCTTAGGAGTTACAACTAGCGATGTGTATTCCTCTGGCTTCAAAGTTGTGGTTATCGGTTTAGCGGCTGTCGGTTTAATTCTCACCCCCATCTATCTGCTCTCCATGATGCGCGATATCTTCTACGGTGAAGAAACCGGTGTAGCTGTCGATGGCTGGATGGATGCCAAACCTCGCGAAGTAGCGATCGCCTTTTGCCTCCTGCTTCCCATCATCGGCATCGGTCTCTATCCCAAAATCGCGACTCAAACCTACGATATCAAAACCACGGCGATCGCCGAAAACACTCGCGAAGTCCTCACCGTGGTTGCCCAAGAGCGCTCTCGCCTCTACTCCGGAAACTTCTATATTCCTAACGTTCCCGCCGCCAAAGCGCCCGCTCTGTTAGGAGTAGTAGAAAACATCTCCGGTTCCGCCTAA
- a CDS encoding hybrid sensor histidine kinase/response regulator: MIDVAKKVLIVEDELIAAHNLADNIQQLGYEVSGIVKTGEAAIDRVRANPPHLILMDIKLQGKMSGIDAARALQDYDIPIVYLTAFSDGNTLEEATQTLPYGYLNKPAKLEDIKSAIAMSLVKHQQDQKIKSLWHQEQQLNQLKSRFVSMISHDLRAPLTHILVSLEILRQYGNELSLSQKNKQFDRMQIAIKNMTLQLEEMLTIDQVESDKLPVNPVQIDVVNFCRERLEFFEVIASQKSSLKFESHQDDLWLYIDEDILQHILNNLLSNAIKYSPEGGEVSLTLMAEQEGVVLEVRDRGIGIPAEELDNLYDPFERASNVGKIKGTGIGLYIVKQAVDCHQGTIEVFSQVGMGTTFRVWLPSLPQVNETIL, translated from the coding sequence ATGATAGATGTAGCCAAAAAAGTTTTAATTGTTGAAGATGAGCTAATTGCCGCTCACAACTTAGCGGATAATATTCAACAATTAGGGTATGAAGTTTCGGGCATCGTCAAAACGGGAGAGGCCGCGATCGATCGAGTGAGGGCTAATCCCCCCCATTTGATTTTAATGGATATTAAGTTACAAGGAAAAATGAGTGGTATTGACGCAGCTCGTGCCCTTCAAGACTATGATATTCCCATTGTTTACTTAACGGCGTTTAGTGATGGGAATACCTTGGAAGAAGCGACTCAAACCTTGCCCTATGGCTACCTGAATAAACCGGCAAAGCTAGAAGATATTAAGTCGGCGATCGCCATGTCTCTGGTTAAACACCAACAGGATCAAAAAATCAAATCTCTTTGGCATCAAGAGCAACAGTTGAATCAGCTCAAGTCTCGTTTTGTCTCTATGATTTCCCATGATTTACGGGCCCCGTTAACCCATATTTTGGTTTCTCTAGAAATTTTGAGACAATATGGTAATGAATTGAGTTTATCTCAAAAAAACAAGCAGTTCGATCGAATGCAAATCGCGATTAAGAATATGACGCTACAACTGGAGGAGATGCTGACGATCGATCAGGTAGAGTCTGATAAATTACCGGTCAATCCGGTGCAGATTGATGTGGTCAATTTTTGTCGAGAAAGATTGGAGTTCTTTGAAGTTATAGCGAGCCAGAAAAGTTCTTTGAAGTTTGAGTCGCATCAGGATGATTTATGGCTGTATATTGATGAAGATATTCTTCAGCATATCTTGAATAATTTACTCTCTAATGCGATTAAGTATTCACCGGAAGGCGGAGAGGTGAGTTTAACTTTAATGGCTGAACAGGAGGGGGTAGTCTTAGAAGTTCGCGATCGGGGGATTGGAATTCCAGCCGAGGAGTTGGACAATCTTTATGATCCCTTTGAACGGGCGAGTAATGTGGGCAAAATTAAGGGAACCGGTATTGGATTATATATTGTTAAACAAGCTGTGGACTGTCATCAGGGAACCATTGAGGTTTTTAGTCAGGTGGGGATGGGGACAACGTTCCGGGTTTGGCTCCCTTCTCTACCGCAGGTGAATGAAACTATTCTATAG
- the thrS gene encoding threonine--tRNA ligase, translated as MPPEDSKQPQLMEQEAPQIHLPRTSESETLKKIRHTTSHIMAMAVQKLFPKAQVTIGPWIENGFYYDFDCPEPFTEKDLKAIKKEMIKIINRKLPVVREEVSREEAKERIEELQEPYKLEILDDIKTEPITIYHLADQWWDLCAGPHVESTADINPKAIALESVAGAYWRGDANKAQLQRIYGTAWETPEQLTEYQRRKAEALKRDHRKLGKELGLFIFSDQVGPGLPLWTSKGATVRSLLEDFLKKEQLKRGYQQVVTPHIGRVDLFKTSGHWQKYKDDLFPMMGESEAEGFVLKAMNCPFHIQIYKSELHSYRDLPIRLAEFGTVYRYEQSGELGGLTRVRGFTQDDSHLFLTPEQLDEEFLNVVDLTLSVFKTLRLSNFKARLSFRDPTLDKYIGSDEAWEKSQNAIRRAVETLGMDHFEGIGEAAFYGPKLDFIFRDALDREWQLGTVQVDYTLPERFDLTYVSEEGTRERPVMIHRAPFGSLERLVGILIEEYAGDFPLWLAPVQIRLLPVSETQLPFAQKVAEEMLNYNIRVEVDRSGERLGKQIRNAEKEKVPIMSVVGAKEMEAESLNIRTRAKGELGEMPVKEVIQRMVEAIASKDDF; from the coding sequence ATGCCTCCAGAAGACTCCAAACAACCCCAACTCATGGAACAAGAAGCGCCTCAAATCCATCTGCCTCGCACCAGTGAATCCGAGACGTTGAAAAAAATTCGCCATACCACCTCCCACATCATGGCTATGGCGGTACAGAAACTCTTTCCCAAGGCTCAAGTGACCATCGGCCCTTGGATCGAAAATGGATTTTATTATGATTTTGATTGTCCCGAACCCTTTACAGAAAAAGACCTGAAGGCGATCAAAAAAGAGATGATCAAGATCATCAACCGCAAACTCCCCGTTGTTCGGGAAGAGGTGAGTCGGGAAGAAGCGAAGGAGCGGATTGAAGAACTGCAAGAACCCTATAAACTGGAAATCCTCGACGATATCAAAACCGAGCCGATTACAATCTATCATTTAGCCGATCAATGGTGGGATTTATGTGCTGGCCCCCATGTGGAGAGTACAGCCGATATTAACCCGAAGGCGATCGCCTTGGAAAGTGTAGCCGGAGCCTATTGGCGCGGAGATGCCAACAAAGCCCAACTTCAGCGCATTTACGGAACCGCCTGGGAAACCCCCGAACAACTGACCGAATATCAACGACGCAAAGCAGAAGCACTCAAGCGAGACCACCGCAAACTTGGTAAAGAACTGGGATTATTCATTTTCTCCGATCAAGTGGGGCCCGGTCTTCCCCTCTGGACATCTAAGGGTGCAACGGTTCGCAGTTTGCTGGAAGACTTCCTGAAAAAAGAACAGCTCAAACGGGGTTATCAGCAAGTGGTGACTCCCCACATTGGCCGGGTAGACCTGTTCAAAACCTCTGGTCATTGGCAAAAATACAAAGATGACCTGTTCCCGATGATGGGAGAATCGGAAGCAGAAGGGTTTGTTCTCAAAGCCATGAACTGTCCCTTCCATATCCAAATCTATAAAAGTGAACTCCATTCCTACCGGGATCTTCCTATTCGGTTAGCCGAGTTTGGCACAGTGTACCGCTACGAACAATCGGGCGAACTGGGGGGACTGACCAGGGTGCGCGGGTTTACTCAAGATGACTCGCACCTATTTCTGACCCCAGAACAGTTGGATGAAGAGTTTTTAAATGTGGTGGATTTAACTTTAAGTGTGTTTAAGACGCTGCGCTTAAGCAACTTCAAAGCCAGATTAAGTTTCCGCGACCCAACCTTGGATAAGTATATTGGCTCCGATGAAGCCTGGGAAAAATCCCAAAATGCCATCCGTCGCGCGGTGGAAACCTTGGGTATGGATCATTTTGAAGGCATTGGAGAAGCGGCCTTTTACGGGCCAAAACTCGATTTTATTTTCCGGGATGCCCTAGACCGGGAATGGCAACTGGGAACGGTGCAGGTGGATTATACTTTGCCAGAGCGCTTCGATCTGACCTATGTTTCCGAAGAAGGAACCCGCGAACGTCCGGTGATGATTCACCGCGCTCCTTTTGGTTCGTTGGAGCGGTTAGTGGGAATTCTGATTGAGGAATATGCGGGAGATTTTCCCCTTTGGTTAGCTCCGGTGCAGATTCGCTTATTACCGGTGAGTGAAACTCAATTGCCTTTTGCCCAAAAGGTGGCCGAGGAAATGCTTAATTACAATATCCGCGTAGAAGTGGATCGCAGTGGGGAGCGGTTGGGTAAACAAATTCGCAATGCGGAGAAAGAGAAGGTTCCCATTATGAGTGTGGTTGGAGCGAAGGAAATGGAGGCAGAGAGCCTGAATATTCGCACCCGCGCTAAGGGTGAATTGGGTGAAATGCCTGTAAAAGAGGTGATTCAGAGGATGGTGGAGGCGATCGCCTCTAAAGACGATTTCTAG
- a CDS encoding glycine-rich domain-containing protein, with the protein MNYDLSVIRDKFLKDNPELSPGLEGIELLYRQYMYLCAVKPKNLLLGVPSNEVDLFWHCHILHTQLYQDFCAEIAGYFIHHDPYGASMSNQDRKISHDNLLHLFNIHFENTTFPEKIVSDCGAHFSDCGAHFSDCGAHFSDCGA; encoded by the coding sequence ATGAATTACGATTTATCAGTAATTCGAGACAAGTTCTTAAAAGATAATCCAGAATTATCTCCTGGTTTAGAGGGTATTGAGTTACTTTACCGTCAATATATGTATCTTTGTGCTGTAAAGCCTAAAAATCTGTTATTAGGGGTTCCCTCAAATGAGGTCGATCTATTTTGGCATTGTCATATTCTACATACTCAGTTATACCAAGATTTTTGTGCTGAGATCGCTGGGTATTTTATTCATCACGATCCATATGGTGCGTCGATGAGTAATCAAGATAGAAAGATTTCCCATGACAACCTTTTACATCTGTTTAATATTCATTTTGAAAATACAACCTTTCCAGAAAAAATAGTTTCTGATTGCGGCGCTCATTTTTCTGATTGTGGCGCTCATTTTTCTGATTGCGGCGCTCATTTTTCTGATTGCGGTGCTTAG
- a CDS encoding carboxypeptidase regulatory-like domain-containing protein → MKKSIKVFKLIGCLQLIFLSECIGLPQATLAATMPTTALTESTPNSQQTLFIVGLTVGRRNVNAGVLVRGEVDDTEAINFDDWLVPYNAILEALNFTSEVVEEDTVELRSPFKVVQLNLNDLQTDPELGLVLSVAQMRELLAIPIEFDWREYAIVFQVPEVRNPRRTRRQDRQIVLEGLPQISAPNFNISGVQQEVNSTGIGENTINNRGQFSAVGTLFDSSWFLRLNQRDFSQSETWQLSELQFLRQRDSADYYLGSQPTFWRSQSGGEFWGFTTIQRRGYIPFPILRNNGGANPEQRLQPESVTATITGQAKPGTVVQLVNNLQTGELLAEQVVDDSGVYRFNAVRVGRSFDTQYYVLLYPNGSLAEEPIIEEARFSVLLEQLPAGTSAWVVSTGWKRQLNVDEFWGDFTDFNAGVTSRWGLSEDLTVGLGAFYDLGMNGLAEIFYQPKGTPFIASISGILGEETDIDINLVWDGYPNFLASLSSDFEDTRYSLDWKFLPQLRLIANGTFGDLGNFSLQYFSGGLNSSTLARLNVDTEGELSWNLNQQLGRLYLFHQGNKSSSLSDLSYQFTPSHHGVLNYRTLHGSRNDYLLSAFWRYRSPDRTYFGETLWQSELGYQVGSQGGGFYVNASTAILPGIALEVRYEGISLTSDRSQFRLQLVSSLGLQQGIRPGDRQLERLRTAGGLSIQPFYDRNNNGKRDRNEEIYTDSSEFLILNNQLVEPWEIEVKGDRFLLPLPPATYCLDLEAAGFPPDFQPSVKSWAVEVVEGSFTPLMIPLQPSYTLAGVVTDSQGNPIAGARVEAFSSDGTSASLSITNTAGVYYLEQLREGSYQLKVNGDGAIEPNTITIEPNSETLLELNLQQLEQ, encoded by the coding sequence ATGAAAAAGTCGATAAAAGTCTTCAAATTAATCGGTTGTTTGCAACTAATCTTTTTGAGTGAATGTATTGGGCTACCGCAAGCAACTCTTGCCGCCACCATGCCCACCACAGCTCTCACAGAAAGCACCCCAAATTCCCAGCAGACTCTGTTTATTGTCGGCTTAACCGTAGGCAGGCGAAACGTTAATGCTGGGGTATTAGTGCGCGGTGAAGTTGACGATACAGAAGCCATCAACTTTGACGATTGGCTGGTTCCTTATAATGCTATTTTAGAAGCCTTAAACTTTACTTCTGAAGTGGTGGAAGAGGACACCGTTGAATTAAGATCGCCCTTTAAGGTCGTGCAACTGAATCTGAATGACTTACAAACAGACCCCGAATTAGGATTAGTCCTTTCCGTGGCCCAAATGAGAGAATTATTGGCCATTCCCATTGAATTTGATTGGCGAGAATATGCTATTGTTTTTCAAGTACCGGAAGTTCGCAACCCTCGCAGAACTCGCCGTCAAGATCGCCAAATTGTCCTTGAAGGATTGCCCCAAATTTCTGCTCCTAACTTTAATATCAGTGGGGTGCAACAGGAAGTGAACTCAACCGGAATAGGAGAGAATACGATTAACAACCGAGGGCAATTTTCGGCCGTGGGAACCCTGTTCGATAGCAGTTGGTTTTTGCGCTTGAATCAACGGGACTTTAGCCAAAGCGAAACTTGGCAATTGTCGGAATTACAGTTCCTCAGACAAAGGGATTCCGCCGACTATTATTTGGGGTCACAGCCGACATTTTGGCGCAGTCAAAGTGGGGGAGAGTTTTGGGGATTTACGACTATTCAACGTCGAGGATATATTCCGTTTCCCATTCTGAGAAATAATGGTGGGGCAAACCCGGAGCAACGACTGCAACCGGAGTCGGTGACGGCAACCATAACCGGTCAAGCAAAACCGGGAACGGTTGTGCAATTAGTGAACAATTTGCAGACTGGAGAATTGCTGGCTGAACAAGTTGTGGATGATTCGGGAGTTTATCGGTTTAATGCGGTGAGAGTGGGACGAAGTTTTGATACTCAATATTATGTTTTACTCTATCCAAATGGTTCTTTGGCTGAGGAACCGATTATTGAGGAAGCGCGATTTAGTGTATTGCTGGAACAATTACCCGCAGGTACATCGGCATGGGTGGTTTCTACGGGGTGGAAGCGTCAGTTAAACGTTGATGAATTTTGGGGCGATTTTACTGATTTTAATGCGGGAGTGACCAGTCGCTGGGGACTCTCGGAGGATTTGACGGTGGGTTTGGGGGCATTTTACGATCTGGGGATGAATGGATTGGCGGAAATTTTTTATCAACCCAAAGGGACTCCATTTATTGCGTCAATCTCTGGCATTCTTGGAGAAGAGACAGATATTGATATTAATCTGGTTTGGGATGGTTATCCGAATTTTCTGGCAAGTTTAAGTAGCGATTTTGAGGATACGCGCTATTCCTTAGATTGGAAATTTTTACCTCAATTGAGATTGATTGCTAATGGTACATTTGGCGATCTTGGGAATTTTAGTTTACAGTATTTTTCTGGTGGCTTAAATTCTTCTACTCTGGCTCGGTTGAATGTGGATACGGAGGGGGAGTTGAGTTGGAATCTGAATCAACAGTTGGGGCGGCTTTATCTGTTTCATCAGGGAAATAAGAGCAGTTCTTTGTCGGATTTGTCTTATCAGTTTACGCCGTCTCATCATGGGGTTTTAAATTATCGGACGTTGCATGGTTCTAGGAATGATTATTTGCTGTCAGCATTCTGGCGCTACAGATCGCCCGATCGCACTTATTTTGGCGAGACCTTGTGGCAAAGTGAGTTAGGCTACCAAGTCGGATCTCAGGGCGGTGGCTTTTATGTCAATGCATCCACCGCCATTTTACCGGGAATTGCCCTAGAGGTGCGCTATGAAGGCATCTCTCTAACCTCCGATCGCAGTCAGTTTCGCCTGCAACTGGTGTCGAGTTTAGGGTTGCAACAAGGTATTCGTCCCGGCGATCGCCAATTGGAGCGCTTACGCACCGCAGGCGGCTTGTCGATTCAGCCCTTTTACGATCGCAACAACAACGGCAAACGGGATCGTAATGAAGAGATTTATACCGATTCCTCCGAGTTTCTGATCCTCAATAACCAACTGGTAGAACCCTGGGAAATTGAAGTAAAAGGCGATCGCTTCCTTCTCCCCCTTCCCCCCGCCACCTATTGCCTCGACTTAGAAGCCGCAGGATTTCCCCCCGACTTCCAGCCTTCAGTCAAAAGCTGGGCAGTAGAAGTCGTCGAAGGCAGTTTTACCCCCCTGATGATTCCCTTGCAACCCTCCTATACCCTTGCCGGAGTCGTCACCGATAGCCAAGGCAACCCCATTGCCGGAGCCAGAGTAGAAGCCTTCTCCAGTGACGGAACTTCAGCCAGTTTATCCATTACCAACACAGCCGGAGTGTATTATCTAGAACAATTGCGAGAAGGCTCCTATCAACTCAAAGTCAATGGTGATGGGGCGATCGAACCCAACACCATTACCATCGAGCCGAATTCCGAAACCCTATTGGAATTAAACTTACAGCAGTTAGAGCAGTAA
- a CDS encoding putative toxin-antitoxin system toxin component, PIN family, which translates to MLKVVIDTSVFVAAMLRPTRQSSPRHILTLWREGRFSLVMAPLLLEELATRLIRQQVNLADIEDLLTEIIEIALHIPGVYEATYLDDIDPDDNKFLAAAYEAKADYLVSVDNHLLSLKYYHGTQVLTPMLFLRVLLDQE; encoded by the coding sequence ATGCTTAAAGTTGTCATTGATACTTCTGTATTTGTGGCTGCTATGCTTCGTCCAACCCGTCAAAGTAGTCCTCGGCATATTTTAACGTTATGGCGTGAGGGACGTTTTAGTTTAGTCATGGCTCCACTTTTGCTTGAAGAACTTGCTACAAGGTTGATTAGGCAGCAGGTTAATTTAGCAGATATTGAAGATTTACTCACAGAGATTATAGAGATCGCCCTGCATATTCCTGGAGTGTATGAAGCCACTTACCTTGATGATATTGACCCAGATGATAATAAATTTTTAGCGGCGGCTTATGAAGCGAAAGCCGATTATTTGGTGTCTGTCGATAACCATTTGCTGTCGCTGAAATATTACCATGGCACGCAAGTTTTAACTCCGATGCTGTTTTTGCGAGTTTTGTTAGACCAAGAGTAG
- a CDS encoding response regulator, giving the protein MSTVFVFEDSSTQRAAIAELLRSVGFEILEAGDGRDALNQIRQQLPDLVIADIVSPTLNGYQLCFALKRDPKTRHIPIIFCSVKNQELDRVRGLTIADGYIAKPFQPPELVETLIGKLLSQGKSCFHPTPADDWTEVGLMWLQDFENQEWAVQAFEKALTLEPNHDLAAKLKAFALGEVEKSRRCEACRYYYGGSPGGNLLVCAIHPNGPESDYCRDWESKYHCLTNVA; this is encoded by the coding sequence ATGAGTACGGTATTTGTATTTGAGGATAGCAGCACCCAAAGAGCGGCGATCGCCGAATTACTGCGATCGGTTGGGTTTGAGATCTTAGAAGCTGGGGATGGACGAGACGCTCTCAACCAAATCCGTCAACAGTTACCGGATCTGGTGATTGCTGATATTGTTTCTCCCACCCTCAATGGCTATCAACTCTGTTTTGCTCTGAAACGAGACCCCAAAACTCGCCATATTCCCATTATTTTTTGCAGCGTTAAAAATCAGGAATTGGATCGAGTGCGAGGACTCACTATTGCCGATGGCTATATTGCCAAGCCCTTTCAACCTCCGGAACTGGTAGAAACCCTGATCGGAAAACTCTTAAGCCAAGGCAAATCCTGTTTTCATCCGACTCCAGCCGATGATTGGACTGAAGTGGGGCTAATGTGGTTGCAGGATTTTGAGAATCAAGAATGGGCGGTGCAAGCCTTTGAAAAAGCTTTAACCCTGGAACCGAACCACGATTTAGCGGCGAAACTCAAGGCTTTTGCCCTGGGAGAGGTCGAAAAATCCCGCCGTTGTGAAGCTTGTCGCTACTACTACGGCGGGAGTCCCGGTGGCAATTTATTGGTTTGTGCTATTCACCCTAATGGCCCTGAATCGGACTATTGTCGAGATTGGGAATCTAAGTACCACTGTTTGACTAATGTCGCTTAG
- a CDS encoding DUF2973 domain-containing protein has protein sequence MLHLLYVFAFTTLAFIAVGNLIRNLMVLGSESTRNYPPKVNDIPVNSHGSSSTQVPHPEFLDESGTLIKEPLLVMRSITVEDARDKLDSLYNASPESSVKDRQDDR, from the coding sequence ATGCTACATCTGCTTTACGTCTTTGCTTTCACCACCTTAGCTTTTATCGCCGTTGGCAATTTAATCCGCAACTTGATGGTTCTCGGTTCCGAAAGTACACGCAACTATCCCCCGAAGGTAAATGATATTCCGGTTAATTCCCATGGTAGCTCTTCCACTCAGGTTCCCCATCCTGAGTTTTTGGATGAAAGCGGAACTCTAATCAAAGAACCCTTACTGGTGATGCGATCGATTACTGTAGAAGATGCCCGTGACAAGCTTGATTCTCTGTATAATGCTTCTCCAGAGTCTTCCGTTAAGGATCGGCAAGACGATCGTTAA